CCCCAACAGCATGTGCTACCTGGTCTTTGTTTTCTAGTTCAGGATTTTTAGCCTCGATTTGGGCCTTGGCACGGCTAACAGCCTCTGCAACAGTAGGCTCTAGCAAGATGACATTCCCTTTACGAGTAGAGAGTTTTTTCCCTTCTTTTGTAACCAAACCAAAAGGAACATGAGTAATGTCTTCACTCCAGCCGTAGCCCATTTCTTTCAAGACAGCTTTGAGTTGTTTAAAGTGGGCAGATTGTTCTTGACCAACAACGTAGATAGATTTAGCAAATTGGTATTCGTTTTTACGGTAAAGGGCTGCAGCCAAGTCACGTGTAATATAGAGAGTTGCTCCATCAGATTTCTTGATGAGTGCAGGATGTTCAATTCCGTATTTCTCAAGATTCACAACTTGGGCACCTTCTGATTCAACAAGAAGGCCTTTTTCAGAAAGAATATCTACAACTGCATCCATCTTATCGTTGTAGAAGGCTTCTCCGTTGTAGCTGTCAAATTCGACTTGCAATTCATTGTAAAGGCGGTTAAATTCCACCAAACTTTCATCACGGAACCATTGCCAAAGTGCAAGAGCTTCCTCGTCTCCATTTTCAAGTTTACGGAACCATTCGCGTGCTTCTTCATCCAAGCTAGGGTCATTTTCAGCCTCAGCGTTGATGCGGACATAGAGTTTAAGAAGTTCATCGATTGGATGAGCTTTTACAGCTTCTTCGTCGCCCCATTTTTTGTAGGCAACAATCAACATCCCAAACTGTTTACCCCAGTCTCCCAAATGGTTGACCTTGACCGTTTGATAACCGATTTTTTGGAAAATATGTGATAAGCTATCTCCGATAACAGTTGAGCGTAGGTGACCAAT
The Streptococcus toyakuensis genome window above contains:
- the argS gene encoding arginine--tRNA ligase, coding for MNTKELIASELASVIDSLDQEAIFNLLETPKNSEMGDIAFPAFSLAKVERKAPQMIAAELAEKINSQTFEKVVATGPYVNFFLDKSAISAQVLQAVITEKEHYADQTIGKQENVVIDMSSPNIAKPFSIGHLRSTVIGDSLSHIFQKIGYQTVKVNHLGDWGKQFGMLIVAYKKWGDEEAVKAHPIDELLKLYVRINAEAENDPSLDEEAREWFRKLENGDEEALALWQWFRDESLVEFNRLYNELQVEFDSYNGEAFYNDKMDAVVDILSEKGLLVESEGAQVVNLEKYGIEHPALIKKSDGATLYITRDLAAALYRKNEYQFAKSIYVVGQEQSAHFKQLKAVLKEMGYGWSEDITHVPFGLVTKEGKKLSTRKGNVILLEPTVAEAVSRAKAQIEAKNPELENKDQVAHAVGVGAIKFYDLKTDRTNGYDFDLEAMVSFEGETGPYVQYAYARIQSILRKADFKPETVANYSLNDAESWEIIKLIQDFPRIINRAADNFEPSIIAKFAISLAQAFNKYYAHTRILDDSPERDSRLALSYATAVVLKEALRLLGVEAPEKM